The following coding sequences lie in one Crassostrea angulata isolate pt1a10 chromosome 10, ASM2561291v2, whole genome shotgun sequence genomic window:
- the LOC128167930 gene encoding uncharacterized protein LOC128167930 isoform X1, translated as MPKIKKQSENLLEHSNSASDNKSKRKYGFPYRKGLNFCCFQKSVQSFTSQPAEKPTFAEDTECSIKLFPHLIHVRDLTKDFIDRASGVIQIPKDQSINELMKKDRIKVRGLDTLSSQSLLGSEEFCEPRRWPFIPTICVSKIEQAKINNEVLLMDEHKYKKTKKMLENRCVNTKEIRSAITHPDVREVHEALTELLETPIWKLLLKIKQNMDIADASNQLEMLSMELDILLNTVKHPGCSDTVKTTTEENEVCSIIPEELKNYLFRKREVSGFGLWNTEEFRVFVNQETKGRHIRENLLKVFASFFKIKRLNVMNCEPSFHPNFQPGDKIFPTNSALAKTEERGSLARDEKGYGTLGGFVTDKNSNIYALTCAHVCKKDHYVFAAYGDSEREKIGECVFSNYLEAKHIPILPDVALVKIDDEVKDRCNRTMLSDIFHLSKFKIFSDNLENLVNRAFVYKVGAQTRLTKGYILSPALYITGRDDTFLVSGFGDVHFAEPGDSGSVVFMNENSSALDTINVIGMFFGSCTLNVEDCKEKSACLRMDTAFEFLNQNGWDIWFENQI; from the exons atgccaaaaattaaaaaacagtcGGAAAATCTTCTGGAGCATTCCAATTCTGCCAGTGACAACAAAAGTAAACGAAAATATGGATTTCCATACAGAAAAGGGTTAAATTTCTGTTGTTTTCAAAAGAGTGTTCAATCTTTTACATCACAACCAG CAGAGAAACCCACTTTTGCTGAAGACACAGAGTGCTCTATAAAACTGTTTCCACATCTTATACATGTTCGTGACTTGACCAAGGACTTCATAGATCGGGCTTCTGGTGTTATCCAGATCCCCAAGGATCAGTCTATCAATGAATTGATGAAAAAAGATCGGATTAAAGTTCGTGGGTTGGATACCTTATCTTCTCAGTCGCTGCTTGGCAGTGAAG AATTTTGCGAACCGAGAAGATGGCCATTTATTCCAACTATCTGTGTCAGTAAAATAGAGCAAGCGAAAATAAATAATGAG GTTCTTTTAATGGACGAACATAAATAcaagaaaaccaaaaaaatgttagaaaataGATGTGTGAACACAAAAGAGATACGATCTGCCATAACTCACCCCGATGTTCGAGAAGTGCATGAGGCTTTGACGGAGCTGTTGGAGACTCCAATCTGGAAACTACTTCTTAAAATCAAGCAAAATATGGACATAGCAGATGCATCTAATCAATTGGAAATGCTTTCCATGGAATTAGACATCCTTTTGAATACAGTTAAACACCCTGGTTGCAGTGACACTGTAAAAACTACAACTGAAGAAAACGAAGTTTGTTCGATTATTCCCGAAGAATTGAAAAACTATTTATTCAG AAAACGGGAAGTTTCTGGGTTTGGACTTTGGAACACCGAAGAGTTTCGAGTTTTTGTAAATCAGGAAACCAAGGGGAGGCATATACGGGAAAATTTGCTGAAAGTTTTTGCtagctttttcaaaatcaaacgaTTAAATGTCATGAATTGTGAACCTTCCTTTCATCCTAATTTTCAACCTGGAGATAAAATATTTCCAACCAATTCAGCACTAGCAAAGACAGAGGAAAGGGGTTCACTCGCAAGAGATGAGAAAGGTTATGGCACTTTAGGGGGATTTGTAACAGACAAGAACTCGAATATCTATGCTCTGACATGTGCGCATGTCTGCAAGAAAGATCACTATGTCTTTGCAGCATATGGGGACtcagaaagagagaaaattgGCGAATGTGTATTTTCAAACTATCTCGAAGCTAAACATATCCCAATTCTTCCTGATGTTGCTCTTGTTAAGATCGATGACGAAGTAAAAGATAGATGCAATCGGACAATGTTAAGTGACATTTTTCacttgtcaaaatttaaaattttctctgacAACTTGGAAAACTTAGTAAACAGAGCCTTTGTTTACAAAGTCGGAGCACAGACGCGATTGACGAAGGGATATATACTGTCTCCAGCGTTGTACATCACCGGTAGAGATGACACTTTTCTAGTTTCTGGTTTTGGTGATGTCCATTTTGCCGAACCAGGCGACAGTGGATCTGTAGTTTTCATGAACGAGAATAGTTCAGCACTTGATACCATTAATGTCATTGGAATGTTTTTCGGAAGTTGTACATTGAATGTAGAAGACTGTAAGGAAAAAAGTGCCTGTTTAAGAATGGACACTGCTTTCGAGTTTCTGAATCAAAATGGCTGGGATATTTggtttgaaaatcaaatttga
- the LOC128167930 gene encoding uncharacterized protein LOC128167930 isoform X2, which produces MPKIKKQSENLLEHSNSASDNKSKRKYGFPYRKGLNFCCFQKSVQSFTSQPEKPTFAEDTECSIKLFPHLIHVRDLTKDFIDRASGVIQIPKDQSINELMKKDRIKVRGLDTLSSQSLLGSEEFCEPRRWPFIPTICVSKIEQAKINNEVLLMDEHKYKKTKKMLENRCVNTKEIRSAITHPDVREVHEALTELLETPIWKLLLKIKQNMDIADASNQLEMLSMELDILLNTVKHPGCSDTVKTTTEENEVCSIIPEELKNYLFRKREVSGFGLWNTEEFRVFVNQETKGRHIRENLLKVFASFFKIKRLNVMNCEPSFHPNFQPGDKIFPTNSALAKTEERGSLARDEKGYGTLGGFVTDKNSNIYALTCAHVCKKDHYVFAAYGDSEREKIGECVFSNYLEAKHIPILPDVALVKIDDEVKDRCNRTMLSDIFHLSKFKIFSDNLENLVNRAFVYKVGAQTRLTKGYILSPALYITGRDDTFLVSGFGDVHFAEPGDSGSVVFMNENSSALDTINVIGMFFGSCTLNVEDCKEKSACLRMDTAFEFLNQNGWDIWFENQI; this is translated from the exons atgccaaaaattaaaaaacagtcGGAAAATCTTCTGGAGCATTCCAATTCTGCCAGTGACAACAAAAGTAAACGAAAATATGGATTTCCATACAGAAAAGGGTTAAATTTCTGTTGTTTTCAAAAGAGTGTTCAATCTTTTACATCACAACCAG AGAAACCCACTTTTGCTGAAGACACAGAGTGCTCTATAAAACTGTTTCCACATCTTATACATGTTCGTGACTTGACCAAGGACTTCATAGATCGGGCTTCTGGTGTTATCCAGATCCCCAAGGATCAGTCTATCAATGAATTGATGAAAAAAGATCGGATTAAAGTTCGTGGGTTGGATACCTTATCTTCTCAGTCGCTGCTTGGCAGTGAAG AATTTTGCGAACCGAGAAGATGGCCATTTATTCCAACTATCTGTGTCAGTAAAATAGAGCAAGCGAAAATAAATAATGAG GTTCTTTTAATGGACGAACATAAATAcaagaaaaccaaaaaaatgttagaaaataGATGTGTGAACACAAAAGAGATACGATCTGCCATAACTCACCCCGATGTTCGAGAAGTGCATGAGGCTTTGACGGAGCTGTTGGAGACTCCAATCTGGAAACTACTTCTTAAAATCAAGCAAAATATGGACATAGCAGATGCATCTAATCAATTGGAAATGCTTTCCATGGAATTAGACATCCTTTTGAATACAGTTAAACACCCTGGTTGCAGTGACACTGTAAAAACTACAACTGAAGAAAACGAAGTTTGTTCGATTATTCCCGAAGAATTGAAAAACTATTTATTCAG AAAACGGGAAGTTTCTGGGTTTGGACTTTGGAACACCGAAGAGTTTCGAGTTTTTGTAAATCAGGAAACCAAGGGGAGGCATATACGGGAAAATTTGCTGAAAGTTTTTGCtagctttttcaaaatcaaacgaTTAAATGTCATGAATTGTGAACCTTCCTTTCATCCTAATTTTCAACCTGGAGATAAAATATTTCCAACCAATTCAGCACTAGCAAAGACAGAGGAAAGGGGTTCACTCGCAAGAGATGAGAAAGGTTATGGCACTTTAGGGGGATTTGTAACAGACAAGAACTCGAATATCTATGCTCTGACATGTGCGCATGTCTGCAAGAAAGATCACTATGTCTTTGCAGCATATGGGGACtcagaaagagagaaaattgGCGAATGTGTATTTTCAAACTATCTCGAAGCTAAACATATCCCAATTCTTCCTGATGTTGCTCTTGTTAAGATCGATGACGAAGTAAAAGATAGATGCAATCGGACAATGTTAAGTGACATTTTTCacttgtcaaaatttaaaattttctctgacAACTTGGAAAACTTAGTAAACAGAGCCTTTGTTTACAAAGTCGGAGCACAGACGCGATTGACGAAGGGATATATACTGTCTCCAGCGTTGTACATCACCGGTAGAGATGACACTTTTCTAGTTTCTGGTTTTGGTGATGTCCATTTTGCCGAACCAGGCGACAGTGGATCTGTAGTTTTCATGAACGAGAATAGTTCAGCACTTGATACCATTAATGTCATTGGAATGTTTTTCGGAAGTTGTACATTGAATGTAGAAGACTGTAAGGAAAAAAGTGCCTGTTTAAGAATGGACACTGCTTTCGAGTTTCTGAATCAAAATGGCTGGGATATTTggtttgaaaatcaaatttga